In Deinococcus seoulensis, the following are encoded in one genomic region:
- a CDS encoding chromate transporter yields the protein MSAPTAPPPAPPEDAPHHPPAPVPVTPTHADLLRVFAGVAMVGIGGGLPAHMRRAVLGRAWMTELDFAESYTLAQLTPGPNAVNLAAMIGARLRGWPGALWAVVGVLTPGLIAMLAVTVVTLGLPGGLPAPLQSALRGAACAALAVMLTAALPVLRVVGGLRGGWPLALATFAGIGLLRLDLLPVLGVVVGAGLILHRPRPQEQP from the coding sequence ATGAGTGCTCCCACCGCCCCGCCGCCCGCCCCGCCGGAGGACGCACCCCACCACCCACCGGCGCCGGTTCCGGTCACGCCCACGCACGCGGACCTGCTGCGGGTGTTCGCGGGCGTGGCGATGGTGGGCATCGGCGGGGGCCTGCCCGCCCACATGCGCCGCGCCGTGCTGGGCCGCGCCTGGATGACCGAACTGGACTTCGCGGAATCGTACACGCTGGCGCAACTGACGCCCGGCCCGAACGCCGTGAATCTGGCCGCCATGATCGGCGCGCGCCTGCGCGGCTGGCCCGGCGCGCTCTGGGCGGTCGTGGGTGTCCTGACGCCCGGACTGATCGCCATGCTGGCCGTCACGGTCGTCACGCTGGGCCTGCCCGGCGGGCTGCCCGCACCGCTTCAGAGTGCGCTGCGCGGCGCGGCGTGTGCGGCCCTGGCGGTCATGCTCACGGCGGCCCTGCCGGTCCTGCGGGTCGTGGGTGGCCTGCGCGGCGGGTGGCCACTGGCGCTGGCGACCTTCGCCGGGATCGGCCTGCTGCGCCTGGACCTGCTGCCGGTGCTGGGGGTCGTGGTGGGCGCGGGCCTGATCCTGCACCGCCCCCGCCCGCAGGAGCAGCCGTGA
- a CDS encoding Crp/Fnr family transcriptional regulator, producing MQVITERRYYPGQVILEQDAEGEALHLITSGVVRVSRISLGSRERVMGDVYAPGVIGETAVLGGGERSATVRAQTDVTTLMLYRSHFKQILKRHPQVLWNLSAMLVQRVTFLNDELIAFGLNTESALSHVFTSLYRQRVQAGVPDPQVLPLSTQDIMARISSSRETVSRVMRKLDGAGLLTYTSAQVTLIDPDGLENIALDDSDSPD from the coding sequence ATGCAGGTCATCACCGAACGCCGCTACTACCCCGGTCAGGTCATCCTGGAACAGGACGCCGAGGGCGAGGCGCTGCACCTGATCACCAGCGGCGTCGTGCGCGTCTCACGCATCAGCCTGGGCAGCCGCGAGCGCGTCATGGGTGACGTGTACGCGCCGGGCGTGATCGGCGAGACGGCCGTGCTGGGCGGCGGTGAACGCAGCGCCACCGTCCGCGCCCAGACGGACGTCACGACCCTGATGCTGTACCGCTCGCACTTCAAGCAGATTCTCAAACGGCACCCGCAGGTCCTGTGGAACCTGAGTGCCATGCTGGTGCAGCGCGTCACGTTCCTGAACGACGAACTGATCGCCTTCGGCCTGAACACCGAATCCGCCCTCAGTCACGTGTTCACCAGCCTGTACCGGCAGCGCGTGCAGGCGGGCGTACCCGACCCGCAGGTGCTGCCGCTGTCCACGCAGGACATCATGGCCCGCATCTCCAGCAGCCGCGAGACCGTGTCGCGCGTCATGCGCAAACTCGACGGGGCGGGCCTGCTGACGTACACCAGCGCGCAGGTGACCCTGATCGACCCGGACGGCCTGGAGAACATCGCGCTGGACGACAGCGACAGCCCCGACTGA
- a CDS encoding NADH:flavin oxidoreductase/NADH oxidase: MTPGATDQTPILLQPLTLRDMKLRNRVVVSPMCMYSADGGLANDFHLVHLGQYALGGAGLIITEAAAVSPEGRISPEDLGLWEDRHITPLGRITDFVHEHGGQIGIQLAHAGRKASTYAPWRGRGAVPEERGGWQVIGPADEPFSDTFPTPRAMTEDDIHRVTDAFAQAARRAEIAGFDTVEIHAAHGYLLHQFLSPLANTRTDGYGGSFENRTRLLLEVTRAVRRVWPMHKPLLVRLSATDWADGGWDESQTAVLCGLLANEGVDAVDISSGGLTTAQQITVQPAYQVPFAAQVRAAAPHLKVITVGMIDTPERAEEILRNGDADLIALARPLLGDPHWAEAAAQRLGAERDLIPQYARGTRTT; the protein is encoded by the coding sequence ATGACTCCCGGCGCTACCGATCAGACCCCCATCCTGCTGCAACCCCTGACCCTGCGTGACATGAAGCTGCGTAACCGCGTGGTCGTGTCTCCCATGTGCATGTACTCCGCCGACGGCGGCCTCGCCAACGACTTTCACCTGGTGCACCTGGGGCAGTACGCGCTGGGCGGCGCGGGCCTGATCATCACCGAGGCGGCCGCCGTGAGTCCCGAGGGCCGCATCAGCCCCGAGGACCTGGGCCTGTGGGAGGACCGGCACATCACGCCGCTGGGCCGCATCACGGACTTCGTGCACGAGCACGGCGGGCAGATCGGCATTCAACTGGCGCACGCCGGACGCAAGGCCAGCACCTACGCGCCCTGGCGCGGACGGGGCGCGGTGCCCGAGGAACGCGGCGGCTGGCAGGTCATCGGCCCGGCCGACGAGCCGTTCAGCGACACCTTCCCCACGCCCCGCGCCATGACCGAGGACGACATTCATCGCGTCACCGACGCCTTCGCGCAGGCCGCGCGCCGCGCCGAGATCGCCGGATTCGACACGGTCGAGATCCACGCCGCGCACGGCTACCTGCTGCACCAGTTCCTGTCGCCCCTGGCGAACACCCGCACCGACGGGTACGGCGGCAGTTTCGAGAACCGCACCCGCCTGCTGCTGGAAGTCACGCGCGCCGTGCGCCGCGTGTGGCCCATGCACAAGCCCCTGCTGGTCCGCCTGAGCGCCACCGACTGGGCCGACGGCGGCTGGGACGAAAGTCAGACGGCCGTGCTGTGCGGCCTGCTGGCCAACGAGGGTGTGGACGCCGTGGACATCAGCAGCGGCGGCCTGACGACCGCGCAGCAGATCACCGTGCAGCCCGCCTATCAGGTGCCGTTCGCCGCGCAGGTCCGGGCCGCCGCGCCGCACCTGAAGGTCATCACGGTCGGCATGATCGACACCCCGGAACGCGCCGAGGAAATCCTGCGTAACGGCGACGCGGACCTGATCGCCCTGGCCCGCCCACTGCTGGGCGACCCCCACTGGGCCGAGGCGGCCGCCCAGCGCCTCGGCGCCGAACGCGACCTGATCCCGCAGTACGCCCGGGGCACCCGCACCACCTGA
- a CDS encoding ABC transporter ATP-binding protein has product MTTSPPDAAVHVRDLRKAYAVHEKEPGFMGSLRSFVSRKTRQVEAVRGVSFDLHPGEVVGFLGPNGAGKTTTLKMLSGLLHPSGGEARVAGFEPRRREAAFLRQITLVMGQKQQLIWDLPALDSFLVNQAIYEIPDDQYRATMREFTDVLGLDGILKKQVRKLSLGERMKCELAAALLHRPRVLFLDEPTIGLDVNMQESVRAFVRDYNERYDATVILTSHYMADVTALARRILVIDQGALVFDGDLGSLAGQAGAGKTIRLQLRSPVTAQVLAGYGQDVSVDGLSAQLSVPRAEVSERAARLLADLDVADLTVEDPSIEAIMADLFGHRTPPAPALETV; this is encoded by the coding sequence ATGACCACCTCACCCCCGGACGCCGCCGTGCACGTTCGCGACCTGCGCAAGGCCTACGCCGTCCACGAGAAGGAACCCGGCTTCATGGGCAGCCTGCGCTCGTTCGTGAGCCGCAAGACCCGGCAGGTCGAGGCGGTGCGCGGCGTGAGTTTCGACCTGCACCCCGGCGAGGTCGTGGGGTTCCTCGGGCCGAACGGGGCGGGGAAGACCACCACACTCAAGATGCTCTCGGGCCTGCTGCACCCGTCGGGCGGCGAGGCGCGCGTGGCGGGCTTCGAGCCCCGGCGGCGCGAGGCGGCGTTCCTGCGGCAGATCACGCTGGTCATGGGGCAGAAGCAGCAGCTGATCTGGGACCTCCCGGCGCTGGATTCCTTTCTGGTCAATCAGGCGATCTACGAGATCCCGGACGACCAGTACCGCGCGACCATGCGTGAATTCACGGATGTGCTGGGCCTGGACGGCATCCTGAAGAAGCAGGTGCGCAAGCTGTCGCTGGGCGAACGCATGAAGTGCGAACTGGCCGCCGCGCTGCTGCACCGACCCAGGGTGCTGTTCCTGGACGAACCGACCATCGGACTGGACGTGAACATGCAGGAAAGCGTGCGGGCGTTCGTGCGCGACTACAACGAGCGGTACGACGCGACCGTGATCCTCACGAGTCACTACATGGCGGACGTGACCGCCCTGGCCCGCCGCATCCTGGTGATCGACCAGGGCGCACTGGTGTTCGACGGCGACCTGGGCAGCCTCGCCGGGCAGGCCGGGGCGGGGAAGACCATCCGGTTGCAACTGCGGTCCCCCGTGACCGCTCAGGTGCTCGCCGGGTACGGGCAGGACGTGAGTGTGGACGGCCTGAGCGCCCAGCTGAGCGTGCCGCGCGCCGAGGTCAGCGAACGCGCCGCGCGGCTGCTGGCCGACCTGGACGTGGCCGACCTGACCGTCGAGGACCCCAGTATCGAGGCGATCATGGCTGACCTGTTCGGGCACCGCACGCCCCCCGCGCCCGCACTGGAGACCGTGTGA
- a CDS encoding ABC transporter ATP-binding protein, giving the protein MTTQPPADTAHTQGAALEARDLRQTYGTLTALSGVSLRVMPGEVVAVTGPSGSGKSTLLHLLGGLDVPQSGEVWWAGERVDTLDTQVRATRRAGRIGLVFQHHYLLEDLNVLDNVLIPSRLAGTRDEARARDLLARVGLGGREDSLPGVLSGGERQRVAVARALAARPAVVLADEPTGSLDRSNAHAVAELLVGLARQERAGVLLVTHDDRLAAFADRTLHLLDGQFTDSVPAFL; this is encoded by the coding sequence GTGACGACTCAGCCACCCGCAGACACCGCCCACACGCAGGGCGCCGCCCTGGAAGCCCGCGACCTGCGCCAGACGTACGGCACCCTGACGGCCCTGAGTGGCGTGTCGCTGCGGGTCATGCCGGGCGAGGTGGTCGCCGTGACCGGCCCATCCGGCAGCGGCAAGAGCACGCTGCTGCACCTGCTGGGCGGCCTGGATGTCCCGCAGAGCGGCGAGGTCTGGTGGGCCGGGGAGCGGGTCGACACGCTGGACACGCAGGTGCGCGCCACGCGCCGCGCCGGGCGGATCGGACTGGTCTTCCAGCATCACTACCTGCTGGAAGACCTGAACGTGCTGGACAACGTGCTGATCCCGTCCAGGCTGGCCGGGACGCGCGACGAGGCCCGCGCCCGCGACCTGCTGGCCCGCGTGGGTCTGGGTGGCCGCGAGGACAGCCTGCCCGGCGTCCTGAGCGGCGGGGAACGCCAGCGGGTGGCGGTGGCACGCGCCCTGGCCGCCCGGCCTGCCGTGGTCCTGGCGGACGAACCCACGGGCAGTCTCGACCGGAGCAACGCGCACGCCGTGGCCGAACTGCTCGTGGGTCTCGCGCGGCAGGAACGGGCGGGCGTGCTGCTCGTCACGCACGACGACCGCCTCGCCGCCTTCGCGGACCGCACGCTGCACCTGCTCGACGGGCAGTTCACGGATTCCGTTCCGGCGTTCCTGTAA
- the aspS gene encoding aspartate--tRNA(Asn) ligase, translating to MTTEATPEQPAQQRLPRTLTRDLNHHDGQTVRLQGFVHARRDLGGVQFVVLRDVSGVTQCVGKGLNLPLAESSVEVTGTVKAHPKAPGGFEVQISEFRVISAAVEASPVEIPKMEWNVNPETMLDYRVVTVRGLKERAALKVQAELVAAFRDHLMTEGFTEISTPKIVSAGAEGGANLFPIDYFGQGAYLAQSPQLYKQIMVGVFERVFEVAPVYRAEEHATSRHLNEYLSLDVEMGFIEDEEDVMSLENRLLASIMTRLKATSQAEFDLLGATIPDVPAHIPRISLFDARALVTEKYGHQVGGKDLDPEAERLLCQHYAETEGSDFVFVTKYPRAARPFYAHPDSNADGSLSSEITRGFDLLFRGIEITSGGQRIHDHAMLMDSIAAYKLNPESLSGYTEVFKYGMPPHGGFAIGAERLTAKLLGISNVRYARAFPRDRHRLTP from the coding sequence ATGACCACCGAAGCCACCCCCGAACAGCCCGCCCAGCAACGCCTGCCCCGCACCCTCACCCGCGACCTGAACCACCACGACGGCCAGACCGTGCGCCTGCAGGGCTTCGTGCATGCCCGCCGCGACCTGGGCGGCGTGCAGTTCGTGGTGCTGCGCGACGTGAGCGGCGTCACGCAGTGCGTCGGCAAGGGCCTGAACCTGCCGCTCGCGGAGAGCAGCGTGGAGGTCACGGGCACCGTCAAGGCGCACCCCAAGGCGCCCGGCGGGTTCGAGGTGCAGATCAGTGAGTTCCGCGTGATCAGCGCCGCCGTGGAGGCCAGCCCGGTCGAGATTCCCAAGATGGAATGGAACGTCAACCCGGAAACCATGCTCGACTACCGCGTGGTGACCGTGCGCGGCCTGAAGGAACGCGCCGCGCTGAAGGTGCAGGCCGAACTGGTCGCCGCGTTCCGGGATCACCTGATGACCGAGGGCTTCACCGAGATCAGCACGCCCAAGATCGTCTCGGCCGGCGCGGAGGGCGGCGCGAACCTGTTCCCTATCGACTACTTCGGACAAGGCGCGTACCTCGCGCAGAGCCCGCAGCTGTACAAGCAGATCATGGTCGGCGTGTTCGAGCGCGTGTTCGAGGTCGCGCCCGTGTACCGCGCCGAGGAGCACGCCACCAGCCGTCACCTGAACGAGTACCTGAGCCTGGACGTCGAGATGGGCTTCATCGAGGACGAGGAAGACGTCATGAGCCTGGAGAACCGCCTGCTGGCGAGCATCATGACCCGCCTGAAAGCCACCTCGCAGGCCGAGTTCGACCTGCTGGGCGCCACCATTCCCGACGTGCCCGCGCACATTCCGCGTATCAGCCTGTTCGATGCCCGCGCCCTCGTCACCGAGAAGTACGGGCATCAGGTGGGCGGCAAGGACCTCGACCCGGAAGCCGAGCGTCTGCTGTGCCAGCACTACGCGGAAACGGAGGGCAGCGACTTCGTGTTCGTCACCAAGTACCCCCGCGCCGCCCGACCGTTCTACGCGCACCCGGACAGCAACGCCGACGGCAGCCTCAGCAGCGAGATCACGCGCGGCTTCGACCTGCTGTTCCGCGGCATCGAGATCACCTCGGGCGGCCAGCGCATCCACGACCACGCCATGCTGATGGACTCCATCGCCGCGTACAAACTCAACCCCGAGTCGCTTTCGGGCTACACCGAGGTCTTCAAGTACGGCATGCCCCCCCACGGCGGCTTCGCCATCGGCGCCGAACGCCTCACCGCCAAACTGCTGGGCATCAGCAACGTCCGCTACGCCCGCGCCTTCCCCCGCGACCGCCACCGGCTGACGCCCTGA
- a CDS encoding ABC transporter permease: MAEYRAEVVIWMLSGTLSLVMMLVWMAQAQAAPGGQIRGYDAAGFATYFLSTWLVSQLLVVWVAWELDFEIRQGTLSPKLLRPLDPMWTHYASHVAERLVRIVPMLVLVTAFALLSGARFTTEWWAYPAALGLAALGFTARFLYEYAIGLLAFWTESSTSFQELAWLVYAALGGMFAPLDFYPAWVQNVAVWTPFPYMLGLPAQLLAGKAGPDDALRGALVMLGWLVVFWFLRLAVWRAGLKKYGAVGA, encoded by the coding sequence ATGGCCGAGTACCGCGCCGAGGTCGTCATCTGGATGCTGTCCGGCACGCTGTCGCTGGTCATGATGCTGGTCTGGATGGCGCAGGCGCAGGCCGCGCCCGGCGGGCAGATTCGCGGCTACGACGCCGCCGGGTTCGCCACGTACTTCCTGAGCACCTGGCTGGTGTCGCAACTGCTGGTCGTGTGGGTCGCGTGGGAACTGGATTTCGAGATCCGGCAGGGCACCCTGTCCCCGAAACTGCTGCGCCCGCTGGACCCGATGTGGACGCATTACGCGTCGCACGTCGCCGAGCGGCTGGTCAGGATCGTGCCCATGCTGGTGCTCGTCACGGCGTTCGCGCTGCTGTCCGGCGCGCGTTTCACGACCGAGTGGTGGGCGTACCCGGCCGCGCTGGGCCTCGCGGCACTGGGCTTCACGGCGCGCTTCCTGTACGAGTACGCCATCGGCCTGCTGGCCTTCTGGACCGAGAGCAGCACCAGCTTCCAGGAACTCGCGTGGCTGGTGTACGCCGCGCTGGGCGGCATGTTCGCCCCGCTGGACTTCTACCCCGCCTGGGTGCAGAACGTGGCCGTCTGGACGCCGTTCCCGTACATGCTGGGCCTCCCCGCGCAACTCCTGGCGGGCAAGGCCGGACCCGACGACGCCCTGCGCGGCGCGCTCGTCATGCTGGGCTGGCTGGTCGTGTTCTGGTTCCTGCGACTGGCCGTCTGGCGAGCTGGCCTCAAAAAGTACGGCGCGGTGGGAGCATGA
- a CDS encoding alpha/beta hydrolase family protein, whose product MTDPTRGSNEQALNEEFAQFSVDGQRLYGLLHRPTGDAPAQGWPSVVILHGFTGNRGGDHRLLPLLSRFLAARGVASLRFDFRGSGESHGDFSEMTVTREVQDTQAAFEYLRRQSGIDPERTMLLGFSMGGLVAALSAPLVRPHRLALWAPALPELWLPFLRGGFLPATVTDYNGWPLGREFLQEMTRLRPLEAAAAWQGEARVFHGDADQTCPPEFGVRYAQALRCEAVAIPGAGHTFDSLEQVDLLYRETARFLTGG is encoded by the coding sequence ATGACCGACCCCACCCGAGGCAGCAACGAACAGGCCCTGAACGAGGAATTCGCGCAGTTCAGCGTGGACGGGCAGCGACTGTACGGCCTGCTGCACCGCCCCACCGGAGACGCGCCCGCGCAGGGCTGGCCCAGCGTGGTCATCCTGCACGGCTTCACCGGCAACCGTGGCGGCGACCACCGCCTGCTGCCGCTGCTGTCCCGTTTCCTTGCGGCGCGCGGCGTGGCCAGCCTGCGCTTCGACTTCCGGGGCAGCGGCGAGAGCCACGGCGATTTCAGCGAGATGACCGTCACCCGCGAGGTGCAGGACACCCAGGCCGCCTTCGAGTACCTGCGCCGTCAGAGCGGCATCGACCCGGAACGCACCATGCTGCTGGGCTTCAGCATGGGCGGGCTGGTCGCTGCACTCAGCGCGCCCCTGGTCCGCCCGCACCGCCTCGCCCTGTGGGCACCTGCCCTGCCGGAACTGTGGCTGCCGTTCCTGCGGGGCGGGTTCCTGCCCGCCACCGTCACCGATTACAACGGCTGGCCGCTGGGCCGCGAGTTCCTTCAGGAAATGACCCGCCTGCGCCCCCTGGAGGCGGCCGCCGCGTGGCAGGGCGAGGCCCGCGTCTTCCACGGCGACGCCGACCAGACCTGCCCCCCCGAATTCGGCGTGCGCTACGCCCAGGCGCTGCGCTGCGAGGCCGTCGCCATTCCCGGCGCGGGCCACACCTTCGACTCGCTCGAACAGGTGGACCTGCTGTACCGCGAGACGGCGCGCTTCCTCACCGGGGGGTGA
- a CDS encoding spermidine synthase, which yields MKAWVPLGAAPIPGSSDQLELWQRENEFSIRISGYVSELMNSRQHASEEALAEYAVPQVAGRAAAHVLVGGLGMGFTLAAALRSAGPDATVTVAELVGAVVDWNRGPLGQAAGYPLTDPRTRVHVGDVADLIRASRRTFDAILLDVDNGPEGMTQHGNDWLYSPRGLAAIRAALTPGGLLAVWSVEAVPRFTAALERAGYHTEVRRARAREGRGAWHTIWVARSDG from the coding sequence TTGAAAGCCTGGGTGCCGCTGGGCGCCGCGCCCATTCCCGGCAGTTCCGATCAGCTGGAACTGTGGCAGCGGGAGAACGAGTTCAGCATCCGCATCAGCGGGTATGTGAGCGAACTCATGAACAGCCGCCAGCACGCCAGCGAGGAGGCGCTGGCCGAGTACGCCGTGCCGCAGGTGGCGGGCCGCGCCGCCGCGCACGTCCTGGTGGGAGGGCTGGGCATGGGCTTCACGCTCGCCGCCGCGCTGCGCAGCGCCGGGCCGGACGCGACCGTCACCGTCGCGGAACTCGTGGGCGCCGTCGTGGACTGGAACCGGGGCCCGCTCGGGCAGGCCGCCGGGTACCCGCTGACCGACCCGCGCACCCGCGTGCACGTGGGCGACGTGGCCGACCTGATCCGCGCCTCGCGGCGGACCTTCGACGCGATCCTGCTGGACGTGGACAACGGCCCGGAAGGCATGACCCAGCATGGCAACGACTGGCTGTACTCGCCGCGCGGTCTGGCCGCCATCCGCGCCGCCCTGACGCCCGGCGGGCTGCTGGCCGTCTGGAGCGTGGAGGCCGTGCCGCGCTTCACGGCCGCGCTGGAAAGGGCCGGGTATCACACCGAGGTGCGCCGCGCCCGCGCCCGCGAGGGCCGGGGCGCGTGGCACACCATCTGGGTCGCCCGCTCGGACGGGTAA
- a CDS encoding ABC transporter permease, giving the protein MTRYLRLLRIFTGATLSAQLEYRANFVGALLASLGEVGVALLGLGIVFGQPGITSVGGWSFREALLVTGFFMLTEGVISVFIQPNMSKIADAIRTGSMDFTLLKPIDAQFGVSTRHLNVLRAPDLLIGLGLIAYAASGLSVTAGGVLGAALLYASAVVIVYCIWLALSTTAFWFVKTQNVAELFNGVFGAARFPVSAFPLPVRAFLTFVVPVAFITTVPAQAMTGELAWSVALASPVVAAALFVVTRLFWLRAVGSYTSASS; this is encoded by the coding sequence GTGACGCGCTACCTGCGGCTGCTGCGGATCTTCACGGGCGCGACCCTGTCGGCGCAGCTGGAGTACCGCGCGAACTTCGTGGGGGCGCTGCTGGCCAGTCTGGGCGAGGTGGGCGTGGCGCTGCTGGGCCTGGGGATCGTGTTCGGGCAGCCCGGCATTACCAGCGTGGGAGGCTGGTCGTTCCGGGAGGCGCTGCTGGTCACGGGGTTCTTCATGCTGACCGAGGGCGTGATCAGCGTGTTCATCCAGCCGAACATGAGCAAGATCGCGGACGCCATCCGCACCGGCAGCATGGACTTCACGCTGCTCAAACCCATCGACGCGCAGTTCGGGGTGAGTACCCGGCACCTGAACGTGCTGCGCGCGCCCGACCTGCTGATCGGGCTGGGCCTGATCGCCTACGCCGCGTCGGGCCTGAGCGTCACGGCGGGCGGGGTGCTGGGCGCGGCGCTGCTGTACGCCTCGGCGGTCGTGATCGTGTACTGCATCTGGTTGGCGCTGAGCACCACGGCGTTCTGGTTCGTGAAGACGCAGAACGTCGCGGAACTGTTCAACGGCGTGTTCGGCGCGGCCCGCTTCCCGGTGTCGGCCTTCCCGCTGCCCGTGCGGGCGTTCCTGACGTTCGTGGTGCCGGTGGCGTTCATCACGACCGTGCCCGCGCAGGCCATGACCGGCGAACTGGCCTGGAGCGTGGCGCTGGCGTCGCCGGTCGTGGCGGCCGCGCTGTTCGTGGTGACCCGCCTGTTCTGGCTGCGCGCGGTCGGCAGTTACACCAGCGCGAGCAGCTGA
- a CDS encoding chromate transporter gives MTDAGANWLDILLTFTRLGLISFGGANLAEIERVLVGQRQWITPGTLASGFALGQVMPGPNMLAMTHYGFAAGGWAGAAAATLGFYGPTALLSAAAALAWRRLLGWKWLPTIRSALLPFGGGVLLAGVLVLARGSVQNVAGAVIAAAAFALLTRTRVNPALVVIGAAALGALIGL, from the coding sequence GTGACGGACGCCGGGGCGAACTGGCTGGATATCCTGCTGACCTTCACGAGGCTGGGGCTGATCAGTTTCGGCGGGGCGAACCTGGCCGAGATCGAACGGGTGCTGGTCGGGCAGCGGCAGTGGATCACGCCAGGGACGCTCGCCAGCGGGTTCGCGCTGGGGCAGGTCATGCCCGGACCGAACATGCTCGCCATGACCCACTACGGCTTCGCGGCGGGCGGGTGGGCCGGAGCGGCCGCCGCCACGCTGGGCTTCTACGGCCCCACCGCGCTGCTGAGCGCCGCCGCCGCCCTCGCCTGGAGGCGCCTGCTGGGCTGGAAGTGGCTGCCCACCATCCGCAGCGCCCTGCTGCCGTTCGGGGGGGGCGTGCTGCTGGCCGGGGTGCTGGTCCTGGCGCGCGGCAGCGTGCAGAACGTGGCGGGCGCCGTCATCGCTGCCGCCGCGTTCGCGCTGCTGACCCGCACGCGCGTGAACCCGGCGCTGGTCGTGATCGGCGCGGCCGCGCTGGGCGCCCTGATCGGGCTGTAG